The following coding sequences lie in one Arachis ipaensis cultivar K30076 chromosome B03, Araip1.1, whole genome shotgun sequence genomic window:
- the LOC107633751 gene encoding GDP-L-galactose phosphorylase 1-like translates to MLTIKRVATVVSNYQEDDHSDNKPSFGCGRNCLGSCCLPVSKLPIYLFKKDGDVGLVESCEGVSEISFLHNLLLGQWQDRMNRGLFRYDVTDCQTKIIPGHHGFIAQLNEGRHLKKRPTEFRVDQVLQPFDENKFNFKKIGQEEVLFLFDHSVDHRSHFLANESVENMPSPSPNVVAINVSPIEYGHVLLIPRVLDCFPQRIDHESLRLAMHMAKEAADPFFRLGYNSLGAFATINHLHFQAYYLAAPFPVEKAKRQKIKTVENKGHQCPQGLSVSQLLDYPVRGLVFEGGNTIRDLSDTVANSLVFLQKNNIPFNVLISDCGNKIYLFPQCFAERQALGEVSQEILQAQVNPAVWEISGHIVLKRKVDFDQASEAYAWKLLAEVSLSEERFQEVKACVLNAAAMREVVNAEGINQEDEMVQNFVPTTSCAA, encoded by the exons ATGTTGACCATTAAGAGGGTTGCTACTGTTGTTTCCAATTATCAGGAAGACGATCATTCTGATAATAAGCCTTCCTTTGGTTGTGGCCGCAATTGCCTTGGTTCATGTTGCCTACCtg TTTCGAAGCTTCCAATTTACTTGTTCAAGAAAGACGGGGATGTTGGTTTGGTAGAATCATGTGAGGGAGTTTCTGAAATATCATTCCTTCACAACTTGCTCCTTGGACAGTGGCAGGACAGAATGAACCGCGGCCTCTTCAGGTACGACGTCACCGATTGCCAGACCAAGATCATCCCCGGCCACCACGGCTTCATAGCGCAGCTCAACGAAGGCCGCCACCTCAAGAAGCGTCCCACCGAGTTCCGAGTCGACCAAGTCCTTCAGCCCTTCGATGAAAACAAGTTCAATTTCAAGAAAATTGGACAGGAGGAGGTGCTCTTCCTCTTTGACCACAGCGTTGACCACAGAAGCCATTTCTTGGCCAATGAATCTGTTGAAAACATGCCATCACCATCTCCCAATGTGGTTGCAATCAAT GTGAGTCCTATTGAGTATGGACATGTTCTTTTGATCCCTCGTGTCCTGGATTGCTTTCCTCAGAGGATCGATCATGAAAGCCTCCGACTTGCAATGCACATGGCTAAAGAAGCTGCTGATCCATTCTTCAGATTGGGTTACAATAGTCTGGGTGCATTTGCCACCATCAATCATCTCCACTTCCAA GCTTATTACTTGGCAGCACCCTTCCCAGTTGAGAAGGCGAAAAGACAGAAAATCAAAACTGTAGAAAATAAGGGGCATCAATGTCCGCAAGGACTCTCTGTATCTCAGCTCTTGGACTATCCGGTTCGAGGACTTGTTTTCGAGGGTGGGAACACCATACGTGATCTTTCTGATACCGTTGCAAACTCTCTTGTTTTCCTTCAGAAAAACAACATCCCCTTCAATGTTCTCATCTCTGATTGTGGTAACAAGATATATCTGTTCCCTCAG TGCTTTGCGGAGAGGCAAGCACTCGGAGAAGTTAGCCAAGAAATCCTACAAGCACAAGTGAATCCAGCAGTGTGGGAGATAAGTGGACACATAGTGCTTAAGAGGAAGGTTGATTTTGACCAAGCTTCTGAAGCATACGCATGGAAACTCCTGGCTGAGGTTTCGCTGTCGGAAGAGAGGTTCCAAGAGGTGAAGGCATGTGTTCTTAATGCCGCAGCAATGCGTGAGGTAGTTAATGCGGAAGGGATCAATCAAGAAGATGAAATGGTTCAAAACTTTGTACCAACCACTTCTTGTGCTGCTTAA
- the LOC107634692 gene encoding polcalcin Ole e 3, whose translation MADDDPQDVADREKIFKNFDANGDGQISSSELGEALKTLGSVTPEEVQRMMEELDTDGDGFISYEEFTAFARENRGLVRDVAKIF comes from the coding sequence ATGGCTGACGATGATCCACAAGATGTAGCTGACAGGGAAAAAATATTCAAGAATTTTGATGCCAATGGTGATGGTCAAATCTCTTCCTCGGAGCTCGGCGAAGCACTCAAGACACTAGGATCGGTGACCCCAGAGGAAGTGCAACGGATGATGGAAGAGCTCGACACAGATGGCGACGGCTTCATTTCATACGAGGAATTCACGGCGTTTGCAAGAGAGAACCGTGGCCTAGTCAGGGATGTCGCCAAGATCTTCTAA
- the LOC107634690 gene encoding uncharacterized protein LOC107634690, producing the protein MKILEANNGALTNFEVLDFLRAKGASKDPTRVLAKVAQSEYKVYDYLIDTAARDQTRESINEFLESVKSHDLAKAEILNIINIRPTNIVEIFPIIECCDTRFSDEELTEIVEIVKRTLPPPPEDANGAEATKSNVEEGGEQMETS; encoded by the exons ATGAAAAT CTTAGAGGCAAATAATGGTGCCCTCACCAACTTCGAGGTGCTTGATTTCTTACGAGCTAAAGGAGCTTCCAAAGATCCTACTAGGGTTCTTGCCAAAGTAGCCCAGTCTGAATACAAG GTTTATGATTATCTGATTGATACTGCTGCTCGTGATCAAACAAGAGAGAGCATCAATGAGTTCTTGGAAAGTGTTAAAAGCCATGATCTAGCAAAAGCTGAGATTCTCAACATAATCAACATCAGGCCCACCAACATAGTCGAAATTTTTCCC ATCATAGAGTGTTGTGATACTCGTTTTTCGGATGAAGAGCTCACAGAAATAGTTGAGATTGTGAAGAGAACATTGCCACCACCCCCTGAAGATGCCAATGGTGctgaagcaacaaaatcaaatgTTGAGGAAGGTGGGGAACAAATGGAAACAAGTTGA
- the LOC107631265 gene encoding probable serine/threonine-protein kinase PBL7, translating to MGFSQGTCTDSSDISIAPNVPLPPPSSSSSSLLAHHYCDHNNLKFRTFLGKMIWDFGFACLSSPSSPPPSSSSSSRRRNSCKDDECSNKKGNLEHNKAWLLAESGGCGAELLNNAEPQSVHSSFRFSFCSQVELESLNMSSSSAATVLMVNLDNGVSESRAREIKWRRIESLEKSISPVAHSLIRFTYAEILSATRNFSKGRVLGRGALSCVFRGRVGILRTVVAIKRLDKEDKESAKAFCRELMIASSLHSPNVVPLVGFCIDPEEGLFLVYKYVSGGSLERHLHGRKKGGKGSSPLPWSVRYKVAIGIAEAVAYLHNGTERCVVHRDIKPSNILLSSKKTPKLCDFGLATWTTAPSIPFLCKTVKGTFGYLAPEYFQHGKVSDKTDVYAFGVVLLELITGRKPIEAKRSQGEENLVLWAKPFLQKGKGAIDELLDPQLKCSLRFSNQIARMIEAAAASVTNEESRRPGIHEIIAILKGEEEPLFSKRKKSGFLGNGCVIDCYSQLEQTNNEMKSHLALAMLGVSEFEDEDYLYGR from the exons ATGGGTTTCTCCCAAGGAACCTGCACTGATTCCAGTGACATTTCCATTGCCCCAAAtgttcctcttcctcctccttcctcttcctcctcctctctaCTTGCACATCACTACTGTGACCACAACAACCTCAAATTCAGAACCTTCCTCGGAAAAATGATTTGGGATTTTGGTTTTGCATGTCTTTCCAgcccttcttctcctcctccttcttcttcttcttcgagtaGGAGGAGGAATAGCTGCAAAGATGATGAATGCAGCAACAAGAAGGGTAATTTGGAGCACAACAAGGCTTGGCTTCTTGCTGAGTCTGGTGGCTGTGGAGCTGAACTGTTGAACAATGCAGAGCCTCAATCGGTTCACTCTTCTTTCAGGTTCAGCTTCTGTTCTCAGGTTGAGTTGGAGTCCCTCAACATGAGTTCTTCAAGTGCTGCAACGGTTCTCATGGTGAATTTGGACAATGGTGTCAGTGAATCACGCGCCAGAGAGATCAAGTGGAGGAGGATTGAGTCTTTGGAGAAGAGCATTTCCCCAGTTGCACACTCTTTGATCAGATTCACCTATGCTGAAATACTCTCTGCTACCCGCAATTTCTCCAAAG GTAGAGTATTGGGGAGAGGGGCGTTGAGCTGTGTTTTCAGAGGGAGAGTTGGGATTTTGAGAACTGTGGTGGCTATAAAACGCTTGGACAAGGAAGATAAGGAGTCTGCAAAGGCATTTTGTAGAGAATTGATGATTGCAAGTTCCCTTCATAGCCCAAACGTCGTTCCCCTTGTTGGTTTTTGTATTGACCCGGAGGAGGGTTTGTTCTTGGTGTACAAGTATGTCTCAGGTGGCAGCTTGGAGCGGCACTTGCATG GGAGGAAGAAGGGTGGGAAGGGTAGTTCACCCCTTCCATGGTCTGTGAGGTACAAAGTTGCAATTGGGATTGCAGAGGCTGTGGCTTATCTGCATAATGGAACTGAAAGATGTGTTGTTCACAGAGACATTAAGCCCTCTAATATTCTGCTTTCTTCTAAGAAGACTCCCAAG TTATGTGATTTCGGGTTAGCTACTTGGACTACGGCGCCTTCAATTCCTTTCCTTTGCAAAACTGTCAAAGGAACATTTGG ATATTTGGCTCCTGAGTATTTCCAACATGGGAAAGTATCAGATAAGACTGATGTTTATGCTTTTGGAGTTGTTCTATTGGAACTTATAACTGGTCGGAAACCAATTGAAGCAAAAAGGTCTCAGGGGGAGGAGAACTTGGTCCTTTGG GCTAAGCCTTTTCTACAGAAAGGGAAAGGAGCCATTGACGAGCTGCTTGATCCTCAACTCAAATGCAGTTTGAGATTCTCAAATCAAATCGCTCGGATGATCGAAGCAGCAGCCGCTTCTGTCACAAACGAGGAATCTCGGCGACCCGGCATACACGAGATTATCGCCATACTGAAAGGTGAAGAAGAACCTCTTTTCTCTAAAAGAAAGAAGTCTGGTTTTCTCGGGAATGGATGTGTGATTGATTGTTATTCTCAGCTAGAACAAACAAATAATGAGATGAAAAGTCACTTGGCTTTGGCAATGCTAGGAGTTTCTGAGTTTGAGGATGAGGATTATCTCTATGGTCGTTAA